In Nicotiana tabacum cultivar K326 chromosome 19, ASM71507v2, whole genome shotgun sequence, one DNA window encodes the following:
- the LOC107785867 gene encoding mavicyanin-like, producing MAFTKRRIMLLLCFIMAASVELSTAAVYEVGDSKGWIVGNVDYNDWAFSKNFQVNDILNFNYNNKYHNVMQVSSQEYYSCTVTDPMATLNTGKDSFTLSAPGDYYYVCGFPGHCQIGQKVHIQVSGSQVNSAQRKANPSEASAVSSHSFLWFSIMGMLGICFY from the exons ATGGCTTTCACCAAAAGAAGAATAATGCTTCTTCTGTGCTTTATTATGGCTGCTTCCGTTGAACTATCTACGGCTGCTGTATATGAAGTTGGTGATTCTAAAGGTTGGATTGTAGGCAACGTTGATTACAATGATTGGGCTTTTTCAAAGAATTTTCAAGTTAATGACATCTTGA ATTTCAATTACAACAACAAATACCACAATGTGATGCAAGTGAGTAGCCAAGAATATTATTCATGCACAGTTACAGATCCAATGGCCACTTTAAACACAGGCAAAGACTCTTTTACACTTTCAGCCCCTGGCGATTACTATTACGTTTGCGGGTTTCCTGGCCATTGCCAAATTGGCCAGAAAGTTCATATACAAGTTAGTGGTTCTCAGGTAAATAGTGCCCAACGAAAAGCTAATCCATCTGAAGCAAGTGCTGTTTCATCTCATTCTTTCTTGTGGTTTTCCATCATGGGCATGCTTGGAATCTGCTTTTACTAG